Sequence from the Streptomyces sp. NBC_00440 genome:
CTCCGCGATCCCGGAGCTGGCACCCGCCGACCGGAACTGCGTCTTCCTCATCGACGGCCTCGGCTGGGAGCAGATCCGCGCGCACCCCGACGAGGCGCCGTACCTCCACTCGCTGCTGCCGACCTCGCGCGGCGGCTCCGGCCGTCCGCTCACCGCCGGCTTCCCCGCCACCACGGCGACCTCGCTCGCCTCGGTCGGCACCGGACTGCCACCCGGCGCGCACGGCCTCACCGGGTACACCACCCGCAACCCGGCCACCGGCGAGCTGATGAACCAGCTGCGCTGGCGTCCGTGGACCGACCCGCATGTCTGGCAGCCGTACCCCACGGTCTTCCAGCTCGCCGACGCGGCGGGCGTGCACACCGCGCAGGTCTCGTCGCCGGACTTCCAGAACACCCCGCTCACCAAGATCGCGCTGAGCGGCGGCACCTTCAGGGGCCGGCTCACCGGCGAGGACCGGATGGACCTGGCCGCCGCCCAACTGGGTGCGGCCGACCGTTCGTTGATCTACACGTACTACAGCGAGGTGGACTCCAAGGGTCACCGGTTCGGCATGGACTCGGACGCCTGGCGCGGCCAGCTGATGTACGTCGACCGGCTCGTCCAGCGCCTCGCCGAGCAGCTCCCGCCCCGTTCGGCGCTGTATGTCACCGCCGACCACGGCATGATCGACAT
This genomic interval carries:
- a CDS encoding alkaline phosphatase family protein — protein: MALPDWPYADDAAPLALSTAPVPEYGSGSLADLLPTLAAGLGVPGCTSAIPELAPADRNCVFLIDGLGWEQIRAHPDEAPYLHSLLPTSRGGSGRPLTAGFPATTATSLASVGTGLPPGAHGLTGYTTRNPATGELMNQLRWRPWTDPHVWQPYPTVFQLADAAGVHTAQVSSPDFQNTPLTKIALSGGTFRGRLTGEDRMDLAAAQLGAADRSLIYTYYSEVDSKGHRFGMDSDAWRGQLMYVDRLVQRLAEQLPPRSALYVTADHGMIDIPFDEESRIDFDEDWELGAGVALLGGEGRARHVYAVPGARSDVLAVWREVLGEQFWVASRDEAIAAGWFGPAVDERVYGRIGDVVAAAHADVVITASRREPHESAMVGMHGSMTPAEQLVPLLEVRS